Proteins encoded within one genomic window of Humulus lupulus chromosome 1, drHumLupu1.1, whole genome shotgun sequence:
- the LOC133803683 gene encoding NAD-dependent malic enzyme 2, mitochondrial-like: MYLFPGIGLGTLLSGAHLISDGMLQAAAECLASYMTDEYIQKGILYPSIKRWVNCFHGHYFKPFHFNCFLLLLCCCKLMVIYC, encoded by the exons AATTGGTTTGGGAACACTTCTCTCAGGTGCTCATTTGATCTCAGATGGCATGTTACAGGCAGCTGCAGAATG CCTTGCCTCTTATATGACAGACGAATATATCCAAAAAGGCATACTATATCCATCTATTAAACG CTGGGTAAATTGCTTCCATGGCCACTACTTCAAGCCTTTTCACTTCAACTGCTTTCTGTTGTTATTGTGTTGTTGTAAACTTATg GTCATTTATTGTTGA